The DNA sequence AATATCTGTGACTGCTACATGGAAGTTAAATCTAATGCTCTGAGCAGTTTTGGGGAATTGGGCTTATTTTCCCATTGCAATATAAATTCCTGTACCTCtgtggaaaaaagaacaaacatggCTGCAATACAAGGacatcaaaaatgtcttttgtgtgaTATGACAGGGTTATGATGTCATAAACTATTAAAAAAGTATAAGTTAAATTCTTTAgtcttttgacaaaaaatgacaaaacctggAATCAATATGTTCAGCATTTTTCGAAGTACCCACAAGTATTATCaatactaaaaaacaaaacagtggtTCTACATGCTTCAGACATTTATAACTGAGatttatattacattttatttagctATTCTGTGTAAGCACAGCCTGCCATTTAGTTGAAATTTCTGTCATGAGACTGTAAGTCACACCTCTTCAGTTCTTCCAACTACCACAGAATCTTTGGGTTAAATTTATTGACAGAGCCGCACACTACAAATGATTGGTTAGAAGACCAGctgaaaagctgaaaatctgatgtttttttgtttgttgaatGGTCTCTGAACTcacattaaatgtgttttttctgtctcagaTTGAACATTTGGGGGAACTACGCATGACAATAAGATCAGTCCACATACAGTAAAGGCAATATATCTGTGTCTTTTCCTCTTATTCTCACCATTTAAAACACGTCTACAAAACCCCAATTACAAAACTGGTTAACCTTTTTGTACGCTTCTTTGCTTGAAATTTGTAGAGGTAAAACCCCCTTGGAGGCATAGCTCAAGATTAGACATCTTCATGTGTCGCTTTGGTACCTAGTTGCCCCCCAAAATCTTGAAACCTGGAGCAAGTCAGTTCAGGTGTCTGTATGCCTGCAGTCCCTGAAACGACTGAAGTGTTGGTCATGAGAAACTGTTCTCGCTGTTTCCCTGGACATCCACAAGTGTGATCTTTTTCAAACACAGTTGAATAACAGCAGGAGCTGATTAATACTACAGTAATATCGTTCAGATAGTTCTTAGCAAAGTCCGCCAACACTGATTAAAATTTCCCGCAGCACAATTCTGCTCAAGCACCCAAGGCGAAAGCAGCAGCGTCATGAGAGAAATTATGTCTCTTCAGATTCAGATTTAAGGTCTTATCCTACCTCACAAGTACAGCCAGAAAGCAGCTAAAATTCACTGCTTCACTTGTGTCATTAGACAGAACCCTCGTGGAATAGGTGTTAACATTTCTTATCCGAATAGACATGGTGTCCACCCTTTTAACTGCAGAGACTTGTTGCACAGCTGCACCTGGTTCCTTTCTTACAATGTTTACATCAGTGTTCCAAAGGTGCTTTACTGAGTTGGTCTTTTACAAATAGCTCTAGATTCTGGGGAAAGGTAGTTAGCTTCAataaagaaagattttttttttttttaaatctgtttaactTTTTCATATGGTGAGGCAAAATAAACTATTACATAAGCGCAATATTTTGGCCATATAGCCCATTTCCCATTGATATCAGGTTTCTAACATGCTGGGTTCAGTCTTGACTTGGCATGCATACATTCTGTACCCATGAAGACTTGAGGTGTGGTATATTTGTGTCAGACTCAGTTTACGTCATTTTGAAtagttttgaaaataaatccatCAAATGACCTACTGGGACACAGATGGACACAGTTTGACTGATCTACCTGTTCTGTTAATGATCCTCCTCTTCTGGGCTTTAGTCAGctgctccttcttctccttcttctttgcCGTTGACGTGGGAGTAATCACCTCACTGCTCGTTGTCAACGTCTGCCACAATAGTAAATATTCAACTAACAGTTTCTCTAAATAAGGTGATCACTCAAACACTAAATAATGGCATCTTTTCCTATGCCATGTTCACAAAAATGAAGAgatagggaaaaaaaaattcaatgcaTCACGAAAGTGACAATACGTAGTAGTGTTAGACATTCTCAAGGCGTAAACACCTTTGAATCTACCTACACTAATGAGTATTACCAGCTACTTTTCAAAGAGATGTCAGAAAAGAAAGAGCTACACTTTAAGAAGCTGATATCATAATACTGTCCACTATGCCTGATTGACAAAAGAAGCACAGACACACCACAGCAGTCACTACTTAGTACTACAGGGGTAATAACTAATGTACTGACCACAGCAGTCACTACAGGTTTGTGGTTTTCCATGAGAGTCTCCTGGTTCTCCTTTGCCCACTCAAACAAAGTGGTACATCATCGCAGTGCCCAGGTTAATTTCCACCTGCTCTTCTAGCTTTGATAGGATCAGCTGCTTTGTTTCTGCAGAGCTGTTAGGAAATCAACAtaataaacagagaaaatattacaatattaCTATTGTACAGTTTTTCCTTAAAACTGTGTTTCTAATCTACCATTTTAACAGTTCTGTGGTCATGTAGTACAAATATATTCTTAAACCATTTCTTATAGTTATATTGTCACTGTATGACAATGTAATGTATTATGTAATCTGTTAATTACAGTTGTGCAGTCACTTGCTAAACTATGTGTGTAAACTGTTACTGCATTGTCGCTCCCGAAAAACTACAACTGTTTATTGCACTTACAACATCACTGCTTAAAACAGGAACTTTAAACTGCTCATCACAGTCCAGTCGTACAATTTAGAACCTtgtaattacaaaaaatgttttctgtctccaGACTAATTTCGTGAGAAACCTAATGCTTATGCACAGAAGAGTAACATTTAACTGTACAGCAATGTGCTTGAAACTTACATCCTGTTGTTGAAAAGGCATCAAGGGAGATCTGTGGTGCTGTATCAGGGTATGACTCTGGCCATGTGATGTCCAGGATGAACGCTTTGGTGTCCTCAAGGTCTCCTATCTGTTGTATAATATTCAAATAGTAGGTAGGAATATACTAATACAGAAATTAATCCCAACATTTTGTTAAAAGTTTTGTTAAAGTCTTGAAATATAACACACAGGCAAAATTTTGAAGCAGCAGTGCAGAGGGCAACATTTACCCTAAATTGAAAGGAAACTGGACTGATTTCCTTGAAACATTCATCTCCCTCATAGATGGAGCGAAGAGCTTCCAGCTCCATCTGTGATTGAAGAATAAGAGCAGTGTCAGGAGTTATAGTCTGATACAGTTCATTAGCTCAACACCTTATCCTCATAGTTTGCGTTCCAGACACCATTTAGACATATGGAAAAATTAAGCTTGACAATAGTAAGCAGGATAGACACATGATTCAAGATCTCTCACACATTAACTGTGATCGTTTATTTCATTCCCCATACATGTAATTCTAATTGCACCAAATCATTAATAGTGAAGTTAGTCTTCAACTGGTGAATGCCACTTGCTATCTCATAGTGTTGAATATGGTGGAGGAAATCATCTGTTACATTGTTAGAATGTTGCTCTCAAATGGGCAACATATACACCGAATGGATTCGTAGACGTTTTGCATAGAGGAAATGTCTCGCCATATGTAGTGTGTCTCACACATGCAGTCCTGCAATTAAACAGATTAACTCAGCAGGCTTTTTAATGGAGTTGGCGTGACATTTCTGAGCTCCGAGAGACTCATATGAGCTAGAAAGACACTTGACATTCTGTCCAGATTGCTGCTTTAGTTACAAAGAGATCTTGCGCACAGAATAAAAGTTAATGAGTTCACTCGTTTGCTGTTTAAAGGGCAGAAAAGCCCCAAGTCGTTAACCTAGGCTAACGCTAGCAGTCATGCTACAGTCAAGTAGTTAGCTGTTAGCCGCTTACAGCAGCTAGCCTGCTACTGCTTCATCATTCATTCATACCTCTTGATCCTCGTTAGCTGTCAtgctctttcttctgtttctgtattatAAACTCTCTGTACGGAGTTTCACACTGTTTAAATTTCCCTTCTTAACGACCCATCTCTTTCATTAAAACTTTACTAAGTTAATAATTTCACAACTTCCCCAGATGCCAGTCAGCAAACGCCACCATGATATTGTGCGCATGCGTAGTTGAGAGTACTCTACGTGAACTCTGAACTATGATAATAGTGGATGGTGTTGTATCATTTAATAAACAGAAAGTTAACAAGCCACAATTATG is a window from the Acanthochromis polyacanthus isolate Apoly-LR-REF ecotype Palm Island chromosome 23, KAUST_Apoly_ChrSc, whole genome shotgun sequence genome containing:
- the rwdd gene encoding LOW QUALITY PROTEIN: RWD domain-containing protein 4 (The sequence of the model RefSeq protein was modified relative to this genomic sequence to represent the inferred CDS: inserted 1 base in 1 codon; deleted 1 base in 1 codon), with the translated sequence MTANEDQEMELEALRSIYEGDECFKEISPVSFQFRIGDLEDTKAFILDITWPESYPDTAPQISLDAXFNNRISAETKQLILSKLEEQVEINLGTAMMYTLFEWAKENQETLMENHKPVVTAVTLTTSSEVITPTSTAKKKEKKEQLTKAQKRRIINRTDNKGELPRGWNWVDVSR